A single Triticum dicoccoides isolate Atlit2015 ecotype Zavitan chromosome 2A, WEW_v2.0, whole genome shotgun sequence DNA region contains:
- the LOC119352281 gene encoding heme oxygenase 1, chloroplastic-like, giving the protein MAPAAVSRHQPPHFPFAIVDSMALAAATLASSPRVSISVSAAGMNSSGLSVSLGARCVPGISVQIHSQRRRMVAAAAAARGDEGAGKTFVEEMRAAAMRMHTKDQASEGEKELEGPSLNELEPNLAAYLRFLVDSKLIFQTLENIVDRAAVPWYAEFQNTGLERSEALKKDLKWFSEQGHTIPEPSASDTKYASYLEELSEKDQQAFFCHFYNMYFGQSAGGRLTGKKIADKILNKKELEFYKWEGTLSELLQNVRTKLNQVASSWTREEKNRCLEETVTSFAYSVDRLRKIFT; this is encoded by the exons ATGGCACCCGCGGCAGTATCTCGCCACCAACCCCCGCACTTCCCTTTCGCCATCGTCGACTCCATGGCGCTCGCAGCAGCAACTCTTGCCTCCTCTCCGCGCGTATCTATCTCCGTTTCCGCCGCTGGGATGAACAGCAGCGGCCTGTCAGTGTCGTTGGGGGCGCGCTGTGTGCCGGGGATTTCTGTGCAAATTCATTCCCAGCGGAGGAGGATGGtcgcagcggcggcagcggcgagaggGGACGAAGGGGCCGGTAAGACCTTCGTGGAGGAGATGAGGGCTGCGGCGATGCGGATGCACACCAAGGACCAGGCCAGCGAAGGGGAGAAGGAGCTTGAGGGACCGTCACTGAACGAGCTGGAGCCTAACCTTGCGGCCTACCTGCGCTTCCTCGTCGACAGCAAGCTCATCTTCCAGACGCTCGAGAACATCGTCGACCGCGCCGCCGTCCCATGGT ATGCGGAGTTTCAGAATACTGGGTTAGAGAGATCAGAGGCACTGAAGAAAGATCTGAAATGGTTCAGCGAACAGGGTCACACAATTCCAGAACCATCTGCTTCAGACACTAAATATGCTTCTTATCTGGAAGAGTTGTCTGAGAAGGACCAGCAAGCATTTTTCTGTCACTTCTATAATATGTACTTTGGTCAATCTGCTGGAGGTCGACTGACCGGCAAAAAG ATTGCTGACAAGATTCTGAACAAGAAAGAGCTGGAATTCTACAAGTGGGAAGGTACCCTGTCCGAGCTGCTGCAGAATGTCCGCACAAAACTTAACCAAGTTGCTTCT AGCTGGACCCGGGAAGAGAAGAACCGCTGCCTTGAGGAGACTGTGACGTCGTTCGCCTATTCAGTAGATCGTCTGCGCAAGATATTCACCTGA